The following coding sequences are from one Cryptococcus deuterogattii R265 chromosome 1, complete sequence window:
- a CDS encoding prefoldin alpha subunit, with translation MAEQQVQLTDLNAVQLQEVKKQLDQELDHLTTSYSQLKQAQTKFKSCIANVDELSPTSKGKEVLIPLTSSLYVPGKLTDVENVVIDVGTGYYIKKTKAEATTHYTSKSEFVQTNLDTLQQSIETKQNNVQSVQQVLAMKMQQAQGAAASEQKA, from the exons ATGGCTGAACAACAAGTCCAATTGACAGACCTCAATGCTGTCCAGCTTCAAGAAGTAAAGAAGCAGCTCGATCAG GAACTCGATCACCTCACAACTTCCTACTCACAATTAAAGCAAGCTCAAACAAAGTTCAAATCATGTATCGCCAATGTCGATGAGCTTTCACCGACCTCTAAAG GAAAAGAGGTCCTAATTCCTCTCACGAGCAGCTTATATGTTCCAGGGAAATTGACAGATGTTGAGAACGTTGTGATTGACGTTGGTACGGGGTACTATATCAAAAAG ACCAAAGCGGAAGCTACGACTCATTACACTTCCAAGTCCGAATTCGTCCAGACCAACCTCGACACTTTACAACAAAGCATCGAGACAAAGCAAAATAACGTGCAAAGCGTGCAGCAGGTGCTCGCTATGAAAATGCAACAAGCGCAGGGTGCTGCCGCTAGCGAACAAAAGGCTTAG
- a CDS encoding glutathione S-transferase Gst3: MLARQLIPAISTAHIPKFAPAIQHHYRTMSTDKKDITNWAGKDGSFKRQASSFRDFIEPGGKFAPEKGRYHLYVSLACPWAHRTLIVRKLKGLEDFLDVSVVHPHMLEGGWHFVPKDKASAKPAPASAHDNDTFPNATSDPLFGSSHLRDLYFKAQPDYSARFTVPVVWDKKENTIVNNESSEIIRFFNTAFNKELPADKAKLDLYPEDLKKEIDELNEWVYNDINNGVYKSGFASTQEAYEAAVKPLAKALQKVEDRLSDGREFLMGDRLTEADVRLYTTIIRYDPVYYVHFKCNFGLIRHNYPNLHKWLQRLYWNNPAFKDTTDFDHIKEHYFYSHSQINPNRIVPFGPDVNIEPLK, translated from the exons ATGCTTGCACGGCAGCTCATCCCTGCTATATCCACAGCACACATCCCCAAGTTCGCGCCTGCCATACAGCACCACTACCGCACAATGAGTACAGACAAGAAGGACATCACCAACTGGGCCGGCAAGGACGGCTCGTTCAAGCGACAGGCCAGCTCGTTCAGAGACTTTATCGAGCCTGGAGGCAAGTTTGCCCCAGAGAAGG GGCGATACCATCTCTATGTCAGTTTGGCTTGTCCTTGGGCACACAGGACTTTAATCGTCCGAAAGCTCAAGGGTCTCGAAGACTTTCTCG ACGTCTCTGTCGTTCACCCACACATGCTTGAGGGCGGATGGCATTTTGTCCCCAAAGACAAGGCCTCTGCCAAGCCTGCTCCCGCCTCCGCCCACGATAACGATACCTTCCCCAACGCTACCTCTGACCCTCTCTTCGGCTCCTCCCACCTCCGCGACCTCTACTTCAAAGCCCAACCCGACTACTCTGCCCGATTCACTGTACCCGTTGTTTGGGataaaaaggaaaacaCCATCGTCAACAACGAATCTAGCGAGATTATCCGTTTCTTCAATACTGCGTTCAACAAGGAATTGCCAGCCGATAAGGCCAAGCTTGATTTGTACCCTGAAGacttgaaaaaggaaattgaCGAGCTGAATGAATGGGTATACAATGATATTAACAATGGCGTGTACAAGTCTGGTTTCGCGAGCACCCAAGAGGCTTACGAGGCTGCTGTCAAGCCTTTGGCCAAGGCGCTTCAAAAGGTCGAGGATAGGTTGAGCGATGGAAGGGAGTTTTTGATGGGTGACAGACTTACCGAAGCTGATGTCAG GCTGTataccaccatcatccGATATGATCCCGTCTACTACGTCCACTTCAAGTGCAACTTTGGTCTCA TCCGACACAATTATCCCAACTTGCACAAGTGGCTCCAGCGTCTCTACTGGAACAACCCCGCTTTCAAGGATACTACCGACTTTGACC ACATCAAGGAGCACTACTTCTATTCTCACTCTCAAATCAATCCCAACCGCATTGTTCCCTTTGGACCCGATGTCAACATTGAGCCTCTCAAGTAA
- a CDS encoding RAD57 protein codes for MSFASFPIETLDLPNNFREAALKANLTTSAILLSPIPKLTELLKCKIPFAQDLVKAVSQALAPEPVTVDVLFDNDYGRGACEKGTGEEMVGKGKGKWISTGDEGLDECLGGGLRRGCLYEIAGESAAGKSHFTLTLALCCQLSSFTSSPGGSLILTSERELSTDRLIELAESLLATHEPRAGEHYEGEIDPRVKGLLDNVLSNRVGDIDALEHALSYVIPALLESRLKASSSSSTRPKPIRLIILDSLTALLRGGSASSPSTRPAATSSSSLTERSKHLCVVADLLKALAVTYDVAVVVINQVSDVFPRQHASLSFGSPSVAAGTPPSSAWDQTQPFGPGMAQHQALNGNGNGGDPPMLYASQSRWFSGQSDVLNKEASLGIVWANAVNVRIMLSRTGRRRMLDQNDLRPVKRRRPRDQDEDEDQDEEAEGGARAGEHEGRRRGIKVDEAKPTLVRRMHVVFSPFCPSGTVDYAITPSGIHSLPCSYEPVNVLENMRKVWGNGKGTQTASVMMGTGDIGMGWGGIQKEGVGVGAGVGGSGLHGDVFDDYGELPAEYWDAVIAGETMAVEPLVMEETDERVVSEADAVEEMGHNVSHETEQEGLSKEK; via the exons ATGTCATTTGCTTCTTTCCCCATAGAAACTCTCGACTTGCCGAATAACTTTCGCGAAGCTGCTCTCAAAG CAAACCTGACGACATCCGCCATCCTCTTATCCCCAATACCAAAGCTGACAGAGCTGCTCAAATGCAAAATACCGTTTGCGCAAGATCTCGTCAAAGCCGTCTCGCAAGCGCTGGCCCCCGAACCTGTCACTGTAGACGTTTTATTTGATAATGATTACGGCCGAGGAGCATGTGAGAAGGGGAcaggagaggagatggttggcaagggcaaggggaaATGGATATCGACTGGTGATGAAGGGTTGGATGAGTGTCTGGGAGGGGgtttgagaagaggttgtcTGTATGAGATTGCTGGAGAGAG TGCGGCTGGCAAATCTCATTTTACGTTGACTCTTGCCCTTTGCTGCCAACTGTCGTCATTCACTTCGTCCCCTGGCGGCTCCCTTATCCTTACATCCGAACGAGAACTCTCCACTGATCGACTGATCGAGCTCGCAGAATCTCTGTTGGCCACACATGAGCCACGGGCAGGGGAACATTACGAAGGAGAGATAGATCCTCGCGTCAAGGGTTTATTGGACAATGTCCTGTCAAACAGAGTCGGCGATATTGACGCTCTTGAACATGCTCTCAGCTACGTGATCCCTGCTCTCCTTGAATCCCGACTCaaagcatcatcatcatcgtctacACGTCCCAAGCCTATCAgactcatcatcctcgactCTCTCACTGCCTTATTACGCGGTGGCAGCGCGTCATCCCCTTCTACAAGACCTGCAgccacctcctcttcatccctgaCAGAACGGTCCAAGCATCTGTGTGTAGTGGCTGATCTGCTCAAGGCGCTGGCAGTGACGTACGACGTGGCGGTCGTAGTGATCAACCAAGTATCTGATGTTTTCCCGCGACAACATGCGTCTTTGTCGTTTGGTTCACCCTCAGTGGCGGCGGGTACGCCTCCTAGTAGTGCTTGGGACCAGACTCAGCCGTTTGGGCCAGGTATGGCTCAACACCAAGCTTTAAATGGAAACGGAAATGGAGGTGACCCCCCGATGCTTTACGCAAGTCAATCACGATGGTTCTCTGGTCAAAGCGATGTGTTGAACAAGGAAGCGAGTTTGGGTATCGTATGGGCAAACGCAGTCAATGTACGGATTATGCTGTCAAGAACaggcaggaggaggatgttggaTCAAAATGATCTGAGGCCGGTGAAACGTCGGCGGCCGCGTGAtcaagacgaagatgaagatcaagatgaagaagctgaaggtGGGGCTAGGGCTGGTGAACAcgaagggaggagaagagggatcAAAGTCGATGAAGCAAAGCCTACACTTGTCAGGCGGATGCACGTCGTCTTCTCCCCGTTTTGCCCCAGCGGCACGGTCGACTACGCGATCACCCCTAGTGGGATCCATTCCTTACCATGCAGCTATGAACCGGTCAATGTCTTGGAAAATATGCGCAAAGTATGGGGTAACGGAAAAGGTACGCAGACGGCGTCGGTCATGATGGGTACAGGGGATATAGGTATGGGATGGGGAGGGATACAAAAAGAGGGAGTTGGCGTTGGCGCTGGCGTTGGCGGTAGCGGGCTTCATGGGGATGTGTTTGATGATTATGGGGAACTGCCGGCAGAGTATTGGGATGCGGTGATAGCTGGAGAGACTATGGCTGTTGAGCCGCttgtgatggaagagacGGATGAGCGTGTTGTTAGTGAAGCAGATGcagtggaagagatgggtcATAATGTCAGCCATGAAACCGAGCAAGAGGGGTTAAGCAAGGAAAAATAG
- a CDS encoding alcohol dehydrogenase (NADP+), whose product MAPATHFTLNNGKKIPSVGLGTWQSEPGQVAKAVESALKSGYRHIDCAWAYGNEKEVGEGLKASGVPREEIHITSKLFELHHHPEHVELACKDTLKNLGVEYLDLYLLHWNINFQVDAPKGTVPKWEHAVKADNGKIKLDVALADNVIPTWREMEKLVEKGLVKSIGISNFNIHRTEKLLKEAKIKPVADQVELSIQCPQPELVAYLKSKDILPQGYSPLGGTGKSNLRENDVVEKIAKKYDVQTANILLSWLVMRGINPVPKSVTPERIANNLKLVDLSPEDFKELEKLAESHPPNRVCDQSQDFEPKYDIFQENDPEFSDKAQFAKLGLKL is encoded by the exons ATGGCTCCCGCTACCCACTTTACTCTCAACAACGGCAAGAAGATCCCCTCTGTCGGTTTGGGTACT TGGCAATCCGA ACCCGGACAGGTCGCCAAGGCCGTCGAGTCTGCTCTCAAG TCTGGTTACCGACACATTGA CTGTGCCTGGGCCTATGGTAACGAGAAGGAAGTCGGTGAGGGTCTCAAGGCTTCTGGCGTCCCTCGAGAGGAAATCCACATTACCTCCAAGCTCTTTGagctccaccaccacccgGAGCACGTCGAGCTTGCTTGCAAGGACACTTTGAAGAACTTGGGTGTCGAGTACCTCGACTTGTACTTGTTGCACTGGAAC ATCAACTTCCAGGTAGACGCTCCCAAGGGAACCGTCCCCAAGTGGGAGCACGCTGTCAAGGCTGACAATGGCAAGATCAAGCTCGACGTCGCTCTTGCCGACAACGTCATTCCTACCtggagggagatggagaagctCGTCGAGAAAGGTCTCGTCAAGTCTATCGGTATCTCCAACTTTAACATCCACCGTACCGAGAAGCTTCTCAAGGAGGCCAAGATCAAGCCCGTCGCTG ATCAAGTGGAGCTTTCTATCCAGTGCCCTCAGCCCGAGCTTGTTGCCTACCTCAAGTCCAAGGACATTCTCCCCCAGGGTTACTCTCCTCTTGGTGGTACCGGCAAGAGCAACCTCCGTGAGAACGATGTCGTGGAAAAGATTGCCAAAAAGTATGATGTCCAGACTGCCAACATCTTGTTGAGCTGGTTGGTCATGCGAGGTATCAACCCTGTGCCCAAGTCTGTCACCCCGGAACGAATTGCCAACAACCTCAAAC TTGTTGATCTTTCTCCGGAAGACTTCAAGGAACTCGAGAAGCTCGCCGAGTCTCACCCTCCCAACAGGGTGTGCGACCAGTCTCAAGACTTTGAGCCCAAGTATGACATCTTCCAGGAGAATGACCCCGAGTTTAGCGACAAGGCTCAGTTCGCCAAGCTCGGTCTCAAGCTCTAA
- a CDS encoding 5-methyltetrahydropteroyltriglutamate-homocysteine S-methyltransferase has protein sequence MKKAIEAYWAGKISAEELQTTAKNVRKERWESIKNAGVDSIPSGEFTLYDHLLDHSFNFGVIPERYVAQKLDPLDTYFAMGRGRQDRSKGIDVVACEMGKFFDSNYHIVKVDHSPETEFKLNNNQALAEYKEAKELGITTRPVLFGPITYLSLVRKANSAPAEFQPLDLLDKLIPVYKELLSQLKEAGVEEVQLDEPILVMDKAESQGELFKKTYEALAPVAPKITITSAYGRVGKSIAFLKDLPVFALHLDLDREPKQLEEVVAAIKPTKLHLELGVVSGRNIWKNDLKASKALAEKAIAELGADRVSVSTSSSLLHTPISVKVENKLTAEQLSWLSFAEEKCEEVAALAQALNGTEGAIFEQNTKDIAARREFERTSDSAVRDRVAAITEEQLKRKSPFPTRREAQKKHLNLPKFPTTTIGSFPQTKEIRVARAKFGKGEITKEEYEKAMENEIKAVVDFQEKCGLDLLVHGEPERNDMVQYFGEQLNGFIFTQLGWVQSYGSRYVRPPIVVSDVSRPSPMTVKWSAYAQSLTEKPMKGMLTGPVTILNWSFPRADVSKEIQSKQLALALRDEVVDLANAGIKAIQVDEPAIREGLPLRKADWDNYLTWAVDSFRLSTSGVEDDIQVHSHFCYSDFGDIFPSIQRLDADVISIEASKADLKLLDVFKSYGYSNEIGPGVYDIHSPRVPSEQEIKDRIAAMVKVLPADLMVVNPDCGLKTRGWKETEESLANLVAAAKWARETYA, from the exons atgaagaag GCTATTGAGGCTTACTGGGCCGGCAAGATCTCCGCTGAGGAGCTCCAGACCACCGCCAAGAACGTCAGGAAGGAGCGATGGGAGTCTATCAAGAACGCTGGTGTTGACTCCATCCCTTC CGGTGAGTTCACCCTTTACGACCACCTCCTCGACCACTCTTTCAACTTTGGTGTTATCCCCGAGCGATACGTTGCTCAGAAGCTTGACCCCCTCGACACCTACTTCG CTATGGGCCGTGGACGACAGGACAGGTCTAAGGGTATCGACGTCGTTGCTTGCGAAATGGGCAAGTT CTTTGACTCCAACTACCACATTGTCAAGGTCGACCACTCTCCCGAGACCGAgttcaagctcaacaacaaccAGGCCCTTGCTGAGTACAAGGAGGCCAAGGAGCTCGGCATCACCACCCGACCTGTTCTTTTCGGTCCTATCACTTATCTCTCTCTCGTCCGAAAGGCCAACTCTGCCCCCGCCGAGTTCCAGCCCCTCGACCTCCTCGACAAGCTTATCCCTGTCTACAAGGAGCTCCTCTCTCAGCTCAAGGAGGCTGGTGTTGAGGAAGTTCAGCTCGACGAGCCTATCCTTGTGATGGACAAGGCCGAGTCCCAGGGTGagctcttcaagaagaCCTACGAGGCTCTTGCTCCCGTTGCCCCCAAGATCACCATCACCTCTGCCTACGGCCGAGTCGGCAAGTCCATTGCGTTCCTCAAGGACCTCCCCGTCTTCGCTCTTCACCTCGACCTCGACCGTGAGCCCAAGCAGCTCGAGGAGGTTGTTGCCGCCATCAAGCCCACCAAGCTCCACCTCGAGCTCGGTGTCGTTTCTGGCCGAAACATTTGGAAGAACGACCTCAAGGCTTCCAAGGCTCTCGCCGAGAAGGCCATCGCTGAGCTCGGTGCCGACCGTGTCTCTgtctccacctcttcttctcttctccacacCCCCATCTCCGTCAAGGTTGAGAACAAGCTCACTGCTGAGCAGTTGAGCTGGCTCTCTTTCGCCGAGGAGAAGTGTGAGGAAGTTGCCGCCCTTGCCCAGGCTCTTAACGGTACCGAGGGTGCCATCTTCGAGCAGAACACCAAGGACATTGCTGCCCGACGAGAGTTTGAGCGAACCTCTGACTCTGCTGTCCGTGACCGAGTTGCTGCCATCACCGAGGAGCAGCTCAAGCGAAAGTCTCCTTTCCCTACCCGTCGTGAGGCCCAGAAGAAGCACCTCAACCTCCCCAAGttccccaccaccaccatcgGTTCTTTCCCCCAGACCAAGGAGATCCGAGTTGCCCGTGCCAAGTTCGGCAAGGGTGAGATCACCAAGGAGGAGTACGAGAAGGCTATGGAGAACGAGATCAAGGCTGTCGTTGACTTCCAGGAGAAGTGCGGTCTTGACCTCCTCGTCCACGGCGAGCCCGAGCGAAACGACATGGTCCAGTACTTTGGCGAGCAGCTCAACggtttcatcttcactcaGCTCGGTTGGGTCCAGTCTTACGGTTCCCGATACGTCCGACCCCCTATCGTTGTCTCTGACGTCTCCCGACCTTCTCCCATGACCGTTAAGTGGTCTGCTTACGCTCAGAGCCTCACTGAGAAGCCCATGAAGGGTATGCTTACTGGCCCCGTTACC ATCCTTAACTGGTCCTTCCCTCGAGCTGATGTCTCCAAGGAGATTCAGTCTAAGCagcttgctcttgcccTCCGAGACGAGGTCGTTGACCTCGCCAACGCCGGTATCAAGGCTATCCAGGTCGACGAGCCCGCTATCCGAGAGGGTCTTCCCCTCCGAAAGGCCGACTGGGACAACTACCTTACCTGGGCCGTTGACTCTTTCCGactctccacctctggTGTTGAGGACGACATCCAGGTCCACTCCCACTTCTGTTACTCTGACTTTGGAGACATCTTCCCCTCTATCCAGCGACTTGACGCtgatg TCATCTCCATCGAGGCTTCCAAGGCCGACCTCAAGCTCCTTGACGTCTTCAAGTCTTACGGCTACTCCAACGAGATCGGCCCTGGTGTTTACGACATCCACTCTCCTCGTGTCCCCTCTGAGCAGGAGATCAAGGACCGAATTGCCGCCATGGTCAAGGTCCTCCCCGCCGACCTCATGGTTGTCAACCCCGACTGTGGTCTCAAGACCCGAGGCTGGAAGGAGACTGAGGAGTCCCTCGCCAACCTCGTCGCCGCCGCCAAGTGGGCCCGTGAGACCTACGCTTAA
- a CDS encoding protein MAK11, which produces MGKQGKSKATSKGAQRPAPYQKKAKVEVSFDTGVKPSKTEDKPKTSNGKAKKDKESSKPSKAQQPKENKEKAAKVSSPKLTKSDKGKGKSVVRPTFGPSTFIVIAGSYEKLLYGLEGSYPAGSTVPVLEPIFIFPAHLACVKAVAASPGGKWLATGSEDEFVKVWDLRRRKEVGSLSQHTGSITSLHFPTPSHLLTTSVDSTLSLFRTSDWSLLKSLKGHSGRVNHVDVHPTGRVALSVGKDQTLKMWDLMRGRGAASLPLGSEAELVKFSQKGTHFAVLFPRKIQIYSLTLKLLYTLETKSRFNHLLFHLLPASTEDGEETEVLCVGTEKGVVEIYRITLGEEEESEEGEDDDEDIEKDTKGKGAELERIATLVGHTNRVKAISSLPFLAPTSTGDVRKTIILTTVSSDGLINVYDLCAATADSEKGEENKVEPVASYDTKGTRLTCVYLADGQDGTKEIKVKEEEVSESEDEGEDIYGSEQASDDDDDGMEVEFEDEEEEEIEGEEE; this is translated from the exons ATGGGCAAGCAAGGTAAATCAAAAGCTACCAGCAAGGGAGCTCAACGGCCTGCTCCTTATCAAAAGAAGGCCAAAGTTGAAGTGAGCTTTGATACTGGCGTAAAACCTTCCAAGACCGAAGATAAGCCCAAAACTTCGAATGGaaaggcgaagaaagacaaggagTCCTCCAAACCTTCCAAGGCCCAGCAGCCCAAGGAAAATAAGGAGAAGGCCGCCAAAGTCTCGTCACCAAAGCTCACTAAGTCCGACAAGGGTAAGGGCAAGTCCGTCGTGCGCCCAACATTTGGACCCTCAACATTTATTGTCATTGCCGGTTCCTACGAGAAACTGTTGTATGGATTGGAAGGTTCCTACCCGGCTGGATCTACCGTTCCTGTCCTCGAGcctatcttcatcttcccagCTCATTTGGCATGTGTCAAAGCCGTTGCGGCGAGCCCTGGGGGTAAATGGCTAGCTACAGGAAGTGAAGACGAGTTTGTAAAAGTTTGGgatttgagaagaaggaaggaggttggTAGTCTGAGCCAGCACACAG GATCAATAACATCGCTTCACTTCCCCACtccctctcatcttttGACCACATCAGTTGATTCCACTCTGTCGCTTTTCCGTACATCTGATTGGTCGCTTCTCAAGTCACTCAAAGGTCACTCTGGGAGAGTTAATCACGTTGATGTGCATCCTACGGGAAGAGTTGCTCTCAGTGTCGGAAAGGATCagactttgaagatgtgggATTTAATGAGAGGTCGAGGTGCTGCAAGTCTGCCTTTGGGAAGTG AGGCGGAGCTCGTCAAGTTTTCTCAAAAGGGCACCCATTTCGCTGTTCTCTTCCCCAGAAAAATCCAAATCTACTCCCTC ACCTTGAAACTCCTGTACACCCTCGAAACAAAGTCTCGGttcaatcatcttcttttccaccttcttcctgcctctactgaagatggtgaagagaCTGAGGTGCTTTGCGTCGGTACCGAAAAAGGTGTCGTCGAGATCTATCGGATAACGTtaggtgaagaggaggagtctgaagagggagaggacgatgacgaggataTTGAAAAGGACaccaagggcaaggggGCAGAGCTGGAGAGAATCGCCACGCTTGTTGGACACACCAACCG AGTAAAGGCCATCTCATCacttcctttccttgcgCCTACCTCTACTGGGGATGTGCGCAAGACAATCATCCTCACAACCGTTTCATCTGACGGTCTAATCAACGTCTACGACCTCTGTGCCGCTACAGCCGACAGcgaaaagggagaagagaacaagGTCGAACCTGTTGCATCTTACGATACCAAGGGGACTCGATTGACCTGTGTTTATCTTGCCGATGGACAAGATGGGACCAAGGAAATCAAagtcaaggaggaagaggtcagtgagagcgaggatgagggtgaggaCATCTATGGAAGTGAGCAAGCgagtgacgatgacgatgacggGATGGAGGTCGAAttcgaggatgaggaggaggaggaaattgagggtgaggaggagTAA
- a CDS encoding bromodomain-containing factor 1, producing MSEVTETPVPPPSTVAEPPKSPNPLNPATDAHGENIQPLAQPQPQNDVQAVTAAPDLPPLPVDAPLPPSPAASDEPPPSLPSSAIPTAVPTPTVITVGEDKPEVPAQAPLSTVTQGSAPMDLDESTPQPVKRAGEELDGERDEKRLKEDASAVQAAAEAGEATGEAIAVAVQSDVPLVGPDGQPLPPPAWLSYVPPAPKFAGPNTPLTLTQHKYMLNAVRSLKKRLPDAYNFLVPVDTVRFNIPHYHTVIDTPMDLGTVETKLIVSDPRGPPKDKSKMSKWDTSKGKYNSVAEVTEDVRRIWENSRKFNGKEHPVSQMATRLEEAFERSLNNLPAEPVIASPASAGPSHVRRPSISQPPVVRRSSDDTRPKREIHPPPPKDLAYEESPGSARKPKRRNDPQLQWASRAIKSLESSNKYYIAVSPFLYPVEKIIEEVPDYATVIKRPIDFNIIKNKLNENSYEDVNQVDEDMRLMVANAQKFNPPGHEVHTSATQLLQIWDEKWRTVPAKVETRDSSEDPMAEAFDDYSSDEDNAQLRSLESQVIALNQQISALRSKMTKRRAARGSKSKSKPKTAPRKSSISKPSPNVNGNGQPKKPKKASKEANLMYREDDDESEEEEDISQLSHAQKQELAEKIGQTDGETLSKVISIIQQSTNIGGSNQEIELDIDSLPPATVIRLYNLVCRGGRGSGSKRGRGGGGVAKKAGGTGRKAMGGVSRRSVNEREEAERIRRMEQQLQAFESSRSVPQAVGYEEEESSSEEESSEEE from the exons ATGTCTGAGGTCACTGAGACTCccgttcctcctccttccaccgTTGCCGAGCCGCCCAAGAGTCCCAACCCTCTCAACCCTGCGACCGACGCGCATGGCGAGAACATCCAGCCTCTAGCTCAGCCTCAGCCGCAGAATGACGTGCAAGCAGTGACCGCCGCTCCTGATCTACCACCTTTGCCAGTGGACgcacctcttcccccttcccctGCCGCGAGTGACGAACCTCCCCCTTCTTTACCTTCCAGCGCTATTCCTACAGCTGTGCCTACCCCTACGGTGATTACCGTAGGCGAGGATAAGCCCGAGGTTCCCGCCCAAGCCCCGTTGTCTACTGTGACACAAGGCTCCGCGCCAATGGATCTTGACGAGTCCACACCTCAACCAGTTAAACGCGCGGGGGAGGAACTCGAtggtgaaagagatgagaagagattgaaggagGATGCATCTGCCGTGCAGGCTGCTGCGGAGGCTGGGGAGGCTACTGGGGAGGCTATTGCCGTGGCGGTCCAGTCTGACGTACCTCTTGTTGGGCCGGATGGTCAACCGTTACCTCCTCCTGCCTGGCTTTCCTATGTTCCTCCTGCCCCCAAGTTTGCCGGTCCCAACACACCGCTCACGCTCACTCAACACAAATACATGCTCAATGCTGTGCGCTCATTGAAAAAGCGCCTTCCTGATGCGTACAACTTCCTTGTTCCAGTCGACACTGTTCGATTCAACATTCCTCACTACCATACCGTTATCGATACACCTATGGATTTGGGTACAGTTGAGACCAAGTTGATCGTTAGTGATCCCAGGGGTCCTCCTAAAGACAAGAGTAAGATGAGCAAGTGGGATACCAGCAAAGGAAAGTATAATAGTGTTGCCGAGGTGACCGAGGATGTGAGGAGGATCTGGGAGAATTCACGCAAGTTCAACGGGAAAGAGCATCCTGTCAGTCAGATGGCTACTCGATTGGAGGAGGCTTTTGAGAGATCTTTAAATAACCTACCAGCTGAA CCTGTTATCGCATCGCCTGCTTCTGCTGGTCCTTCTCATGTCCGCCGCCCTTCCATCAGTCAACCACCTGTTGTCCGTCGAAGTTCCGATGACACGCGTCCCAAGCGCGAGAttcaccctcctccccccaAGGACCTTGCTTATGAAGAGTCTCCTGGCTCTGCGCGGAAACCTAAACGTAGGAACGACCCCCAGCTCCAGTGGGCTTCAAGAGCCATCAAGAGCTTGGAGAGTTCCAACAAGTACTATATTGCGGTTTCGCCTTTTCTTTACCCCGTCGAAAAGATCATTGAGGAAGTTCCGGATTATGCTACTGTCATTAAACGCCCTATTGACTTTAACATTATCAAGAACAAACTCAACGAGAATTCGTACGAGGATGTGAATCAggtggatgaggatatGCGTTTGATGGTTGCCAATGCCCAAAAATTCAACCCACCTGGCCATGAAGTGCATACGTCTGCTACGCAGTTACTGCAAATCTGGGAtgaaaagtggaggacgGTGCCTGCAAAAGTGGAAACTAGAGATTCGAGCGAAGACCCAATGGCTGAAGCCTTTGATGATTACTCTAGCGATGAAGATA ATGCACAACTGAGATCACTGGAGAGCCAAGTCATTGCGTTGAACCAACAGATCTCTGCTCTCCGTTCCAAGATGACCAAGCGCCGTGCTGCTCGAGGCTCCAAATCCAAATCAAAACCCAAGACTGCCCCTCgcaaatcttccatctccaaacctTCGCCCAACGTCAACGGCAATGGTCAACCGAAGAAGCCCAAGAAGGCTTCCAAGGAGGCCAATCTGATGTacagagaagatgacgatgaaagcgaagaggaagaggatatCAGTCAGCTCTCTCATGCGCAAAAGCAAGAGTTGGCGGAGAAGATTGGGCAGACTGATGGGGAGACTTTGAGCAAGGTGATTTCTATAATTCAGCAGTCCACCAATATTGGAGGG AGCAACCAAGAGATTGAGCTGGATATTGATTCTCTTCCACCGGCCACTGTTATCAGGTTGTATAACCTGGTTTGTCGGGGAGGTCGAGGATCAGGCAGCAAGCGTGGAcgtggaggtggtggtgtcGCGAAGAAGGCGGGTGGTACCGGCCGAAAGGCCATGGGTGGTGTGTCTCGACGCAGTGTGAatgagagggaagaagcggagCGTATCAGGCGCATGGAGCAGCAATTGCAGGCGTTTGAATCTTCTCGATCTGTACCGCAGGCGGTTGgctatgaagaagaggagtctAGCtcggaagaggagagcagcgaggaagagtaa